A single window of Helicobacter pylori NCTC 11637 = CCUG 17874 = ATCC 43504 = JCM 12093 DNA harbors:
- a CDS encoding DNA-methyltransferase — protein sequence MQDHRTLTLENIYTPDEITDALSLLQSCGIESIVNPSNITLNFDIVDLKMLESTTQNTLVQKTLEELYKIRSFSSQNGKIVFKSFNKAKKVANKKQNAKARLAYESYKKEFSKETNEIQNYLNQIYCEDSLEFLKKLPNNCIDIVLTSPPYNFGINYNATQDTNLWQEYFNTLFAIFKECIRVLKSEGRIIVNIQPMFSDYIPTHHFISKFFIDEGLIWKGEILWEKNNYNCKYCTWGSWKSPAAPYLKYSWEFIEIFCKNSLKKEGDKNSIDITDDEFKKWVYGKWNFAPERNMKQYGHDAMFPEELVKRCLKLFSYQNDIVLDPFNGAGTTTKVAKQLGRRFIGIDISERYCEVAKERLKETTNLFNTVV from the coding sequence ATGCAGGATCATAGAACTCTTACGCTAGAAAATATTTACACACCAGATGAAATAACAGATGCGCTTTCATTGTTACAATCTTGCGGTATTGAATCGATTGTCAATCCTTCAAATATCACGCTTAATTTTGACATTGTGGATTTAAAAATGCTTGAATCTACTACACAAAATACGCTGGTTCAAAAGACATTAGAGGAGTTGTATAAAATTCGCTCATTTTCCAGTCAAAATGGCAAAATCGTATTTAAAAGCTTCAACAAAGCCAAAAAAGTCGCCAACAAGAAGCAAAACGCAAAGGCAAGATTGGCTTACGAATCTTACAAAAAAGAGTTTAGCAAGGAGACGAATGAAATCCAAAACTATCTTAATCAAATTTACTGCGAAGATAGCTTGGAGTTTTTAAAAAAGCTCCCAAATAATTGCATAGATATAGTGCTAACTTCGCCACCTTACAACTTTGGCATCAATTACAACGCAACACAGGATACAAATCTTTGGCAAGAGTATTTCAACACGCTTTTTGCTATTTTTAAAGAGTGTATTCGTGTATTAAAAAGCGAAGGGCGAATCATTGTCAATATCCAGCCTATGTTTAGCGATTATATCCCTACGCACCATTTTATCAGCAAATTTTTTATTGATGAAGGGCTTATTTGGAAAGGCGAGATTTTATGGGAAAAAAATAACTACAACTGCAAATACTGCACTTGGGGAAGCTGGAAAAGCCCTGCTGCACCCTATTTAAAATATTCGTGGGAATTTATTGAAATTTTTTGCAAAAATAGTCTTAAAAAAGAGGGCGATAAAAACAGCATTGACATAACCGATGATGAGTTTAAAAAGTGGGTTTATGGCAAGTGGAACTTTGCCCCAGAACGCAACATGAAACAATACGGGCATGATGCAATGTTCCCAGAAGAATTAGTAAAGCGGTGTTTAAAACTATTTTCTTATCAAAATGATATTGTATTAGACCCATTTAATGGTGCAGGGACAACGACAAAAGTCGCCAAACAACTAGGACGCCGTTTCATAGGCATAGACATTAGCGAAAGATATTGTGAAGTAGCAAAAGAGAGATTAAAAGAGACAACAAATCTCTTTAATACAGTGGTTTAA
- a CDS encoding polysaccharide deacetylase family protein, with the protein MAKEILVAYGVDIDAVAGWLGSYGGEDSPDDISRGLFAGEVGIPRLLKLFKKYHLPATWFAPGHSIETFPEQMKMIVDAGHEVGAHGYSHENPIAMSAKQEEDVLLKSIELIKDLTGKAPTGYVAPWWEFSNITNELLLKHGFKYDHSLMHNDFTPYFVRVGDSWSKIDYSLEAKDWMKPLIRGVETDLVEIPANWYLDDLPPMMFIKKSPNSFGFVSPHDIGQMWIDQFDWVYREMDYAVFSMTIHPDVSARPQVLLMHEKIIEHINKHDHVRWVTFNEIADDFLKRNPRKK; encoded by the coding sequence ATGGCAAAAGAAATTTTAGTGGCTTATGGCGTGGATATTGATGCGGTGGCTGGTTGGCTAGGGAGCTATGGTGGGGAGGATTCGCCTGATGATATTTCGCGCGGGCTTTTTGCGGGTGAAGTGGGGATCCCACGGCTTTTGAAATTGTTTAAAAAATACCATCTCCCTGCGACTTGGTTTGCGCCGGGGCATTCTATTGAAACTTTCCCTGAGCAAATGAAAATGATCGTGGATGCAGGGCATGAAGTGGGCGCGCATGGGTATTCGCATGAAAACCCTATCGCTATGAGCGCTAAGCAAGAAGAAGATGTTTTGTTAAAAAGCATTGAATTGATTAAAGATCTCACCGGCAAAGCCCCCACAGGCTATGTGGCGCCGTGGTGGGAGTTTTCTAATATCACTAATGAATTGCTTTTAAAACACGGCTTCAAATACGACCACTCGCTCATGCACAATGATTTCACGCCCTATTTCGTGCGCGTGGGGGATAGTTGGAGCAAGATTGATTATAGTTTGGAAGCCAAGGATTGGATGAAGCCTTTAATCCGTGGGGTGGAAACCGATCTGGTGGAAATCCCTGCAAACTGGTATTTGGACGATTTGCCACCGATGATGTTCATCAAAAAATCCCCCAATAGTTTTGGTTTTGTAAGCCCGCACGATATAGGGCAAATGTGGATCGATCAATTTGATTGGGTTTATCGTGAGATGGATTATGCGGTGTTTAGCATGACAATCCACCCTGATGTGAGCGCCCGTCCGCAAGTGTTGCTCATGCATGAAAAAATCATTGAGCATATCAACAAACATGATCATGTGCGTTGGGTAACATTCAATGAAATCGCTGACGATTTTTTAAAACGAAACCCTAGAAAAAAATAG
- a CDS encoding restriction endonuclease yields the protein MGSIKDIIQVYNSVVKGIDKDAHGQDSRAYGGVIRSAKGKLLEDISEEIVKIAWQNIGGKANRLEINSNKIKIPIKDSYIENIANKQVRAYILERKKDYYYGLSVDKHIFVDNQLVMGIECKAYTENAMLKRILVDFHLLKTLYPNISCYLFQLESQLGGDYSALPETLLGSKPTHSIMSYFESVNLNIVTLLKGERDINQPIHKNFKPLEEENLKKTIKLMENELKVYL from the coding sequence GTGGGTTCTATCAAAGACATTATACAAGTTTATAATAGCGTGGTTAAAGGTATTGATAAAGATGCTCATGGGCAAGATAGCAGAGCATATGGCGGAGTTATAAGAAGCGCTAAAGGCAAATTACTAGAAGATATCAGCGAAGAGATTGTAAAAATAGCGTGGCAAAATATTGGCGGCAAAGCTAATAGGCTTGAAATAAATTCTAATAAAATAAAGATTCCTATCAAAGACAGCTACATAGAAAATATAGCCAACAAACAAGTAAGGGCATATATATTAGAGCGTAAGAAAGATTATTATTACGGATTGAGCGTTGATAAACATATATTTGTGGATAATCAATTGGTTATGGGGATAGAATGTAAAGCCTATACGGAAAACGCTATGCTAAAGCGAATATTAGTAGATTTTCATCTCCTTAAGACTTTATATCCAAATATATCTTGTTATTTATTTCAGCTAGAAAGTCAATTAGGAGGGGATTATTCAGCTTTGCCAGAAACCCTATTGGGATCAAAACCCACGCATTCTATAATGAGCTACTTTGAAAGCGTGAATCTAAATATAGTAACCTTACTCAAAGGCGAAAGAGACATAAACCAACCCATACACAAAAATTTCAAACCTTTAGAAGAAGAAAATCTAAAGAAAACAATCAAACTAATGGAGAATGAATTGAAAGTTTATTTGTAG
- the vapD gene encoding endoribonuclease VapD encodes MYALAFDLKIEILKKEYGEPYNKAYDDLRQELELLGFENTQGSVYVNYSKENTLVQVYKAINKLSQIEWFKKSVRDIRAFKVEDFSDFTEIVKS; translated from the coding sequence ATGTATGCTTTAGCGTTTGATTTAAAGATTGAGATTTTAAAAAAAGAATACGGAGAACCCTACAATAAAGCCTATGATGATTTAAGGCAAGAATTAGAGCTATTAGGGTTTGAAAACACTCAAGGGAGCGTTTATGTTAATTATTCTAAAGAAAACACTTTAGTGCAAGTCTATAAAGCGATCAATAAACTCTCTCAAATTGAGTGGTTTAAAAAGTCTGTTAGGGATATTAGAGCGTTTAAGGTAGAGGACTTTAGCGATTTTACTGAGATTGTGAAATCCTAG
- the babA gene encoding Hop family adhesin BabA, protein MKKHILSLTLGSLLVSTLSAEDDGFYTSVGYQIGEAAQMVKNTKGIQDLSDRYENLNNLLTRYSTLNTLIKLSADPSAINAVRENLGASAKNLIGDKANSPAYQAVLLAINAAVGFWNVLGYVTQCGGSANGQKSTSSTTIFNNEPGYRSTSITCSLNGYTPGYYGPMSIENFKKINEAYQILQTALKKGLPALKENNGTVNVSYTYTCSGEGNDNCSEKATGVKNQHGGTTTKIQTIDGKSVTTTISSKVVDSTALGNTQRVSYTEITNQLDGVPNSAQALLAQASTLINTINTACPYFHANNSSEANAPKFSTTTGKICGAFSEEISAIQKMITDAQELVNQTSVINEHEQSTPVGGNNGKPFNPFTDASFAQGMLANASAQAKMLNLAHQVGQAINPDNLTGSFKNFVTGFLATCNNPSTAGTSGTQGSALGTVTTQTFASGCAYVKQTLDNLDNSIAHFGTQEQQIQQAENIADTLVNFRSRYSELGNTYNSITTALSKVPNGSSLQNVVGKKNNPYSPQGIETNYYLNQNSYNQIQTINQELGRNPFRKVGIVGSQTNNGAMNGIGIQVGYKQFFGQKRKWGARYYGFFDYNHAFIKSSFFNSASDVWTYGFGADALYNFINDKATNFLGKNNKLSVGLFGGIALAGTSWLNSEYVNLATVNNVYNAKMNVANFQFLFNMGVRMNLARSKKKGSDHAAQHGIELGVKIPTINTNYYSFMGAELKYRRLYSVYLNYVFAY, encoded by the coding sequence ATGAAAAAACACATCCTTTCATTAACTTTAGGTTCGCTTTTAGTTTCCACTTTGAGCGCTGAAGACGACGGCTTTTACACAAGCGTAGGCTATCAAATCGGTGAAGCCGCTCAAATGGTGAAAAACACCAAAGGCATCCAAGATCTTTCAGATCGTTATGAAAACTTGAACAATCTTTTAACCCGATACAGCACCCTAAACACCCTTATCAAATTGTCCGCTGACCCGAGCGCGATCAATGCGGTGCGTGAAAATCTGGGCGCGAGCGCGAAGAATTTGATCGGCGATAAAGCCAACTCCCCGGCTTATCAAGCCGTGCTTTTAGCGATCAACGCGGCGGTAGGGTTTTGGAATGTCTTAGGCTATGTTACGCAATGCGGGGGTAGCGCTAATGGTCAAAAAAGCACCTCTTCAACCACCATCTTCAACAACGAGCCAGGGTATCGATCCACTTCCATCACTTGCTCTTTGAACGGGTATACGCCTGGATACTACGGCCCTATGAGCATTGAAAATTTTAAAAAGATTAACGAAGCCTATCAGATCCTCCAAACGGCTTTAAAAAAAGGCTTACCCGCGCTCAAAGAAAACAACGGAACGGTGAATGTAAGCTATACTTACACATGCTCAGGGGAAGGGAATGATAACTGCTCGGAAAAAGCCACAGGTGTAAAAAACCAACATGGCGGAACCACGACTAAAATCCAAACCATAGACGGCAAAAGCGTAACCACCACGATCAGTTCAAAAGTCGTTGATTCAACCGCACTAGGTAACACCCAACGTGTCTCCTACACCGAAATCACTAACCAATTAGACGGTGTGCCTAATAGCGCTCAAGCGCTCTTAGCGCAAGCGAGCACGCTCATTAACACCATCAACACGGCATGCCCGTATTTCCATGCTAATAATAGTAGTGAGGCTAATGCCCCAAAATTCTCTACTACTACTGGGAAAATATGCGGCGCTTTTTCAGAAGAAATCAGCGCGATCCAAAAGATGATCACGGACGCGCAAGAGCTGGTCAATCAAACGAGCGTCATTAACGAGCATGAACAATCAACCCCAGTAGGCGGTAATAATGGCAAGCCTTTCAACCCTTTCACAGACGCTAGCTTCGCTCAAGGCATGCTCGCTAACGCTAGCGCGCAAGCCAAAATGCTCAATTTAGCCCATCAGGTGGGGCAAGCCATTAACCCTGACAATCTTACCGGGAGTTTTAAAAATTTTGTTACAGGCTTTTTAGCCACATGCAACAACCCTTCAACAGCTGGCACTAGTGGCACACAAGGTTCAGCTCTTGGCACGGTTACCACTCAAACTTTCGCTTCCGGTTGCGCCTATGTGAAACAAACCCTGGATAATTTAGACAACAGCATCGCTCATTTTGGCACTCAAGAGCAGCAGATACAGCAAGCCGAAAACATCGCTGACACTTTGGTGAATTTCAGATCTAGATACAGCGAATTGGGCAACACCTATAACAGCATCACTACTGCGCTCTCCAAAGTCCCTAACGGCTCAAGCTTGCAAAACGTGGTGGGAAAAAAGAATAACCCCTATAGCCCACAAGGCATAGAAACCAATTACTACTTGAATCAAAATTCTTACAACCAAATCCAAACCATCAACCAAGAATTAGGGCGTAATCCCTTTAGGAAAGTGGGCATCGTCGGTTCTCAAACCAACAATGGTGCCATGAATGGGATCGGTATTCAAGTGGGTTACAAGCAATTCTTTGGGCAAAAAAGAAAATGGGGCGCTAGGTATTACGGCTTTTTTGATTACAACCATGCGTTCATCAAATCCAGCTTCTTCAACTCGGCTTCTGACGTGTGGACTTATGGTTTTGGAGCGGACGCTCTCTATAATTTCATCAACGATAAAGCCACCAATTTCTTAGGCAAGAACAACAAGCTTTCCGTGGGGCTTTTTGGCGGGATTGCGTTAGCGGGGACTTCATGGCTCAATTCTGAGTACGTGAATTTAGCCACCGTGAATAATGTCTATAACGCTAAAATGAACGTGGCGAACTTCCAATTCTTATTCAACATGGGAGTGAGGATGAATTTAGCCAGATCCAAGAAAAAAGGCAGCGATCATGCGGCTCAGCATGGGATTGAGTTAGGCGTGAAAATCCCCACCATCAACACCAATTACTATTCTTTTATGGGGGCTGAACTCAAATACCGCAGGCTTTATAGCGTGTATTTGAATTATGTGTTCGCTTACTAG
- a CDS encoding YbfB/YjiJ family MFS transporter — MRVFVCFLGVFVSNGLARFGYVVLIPLLILSGSLTPHQSFQLGIAVLMGYVFGSFLIQFLSPLMSLESIAKISFGLIALSFLICYFDSIPFFWLWIWRFIAGVASSALMILVAPLSLPYVKEHKKALVGGLIFSAVGIGSVFSGFVLPWISSYNIKWAWIFLGGSCLIAFILSLVGLKTRSLRKKSVKKEESAFKIPFHLWLLLISCALNAIGFLPHTLFWVDYLIRHLNISPTIAGTSWAFFGFGATLGSLISGPMAQKLGAKNANIFILILKSIACFLPIFFHQISLLNLSIFIMGAATTANINLFSMMALKIAGAKHFAKASSWVVFSFGIFQALFSYLFTIFLGDLGYVLIFVICGVCLVLSFIVLFPIKMQTATNK; from the coding sequence ATGCGCGTGTTTGTTTGCTTTTTAGGGGTTTTTGTGTCTAACGGCTTGGCTCGTTTTGGCTATGTGGTTTTAATCCCCCTACTCATTTTATCAGGGAGTTTAACACCACACCAAAGCTTCCAATTAGGTATTGCGGTGTTAATGGGCTATGTTTTTGGGAGTTTTTTAATCCAATTTTTAAGCCCGTTAATGTCATTAGAAAGCATCGCTAAAATCAGTTTTGGCTTGATCGCTTTGAGTTTTTTAATCTGTTATTTTGATAGTATCCCTTTTTTTTGGCTTTGGATCTGGCGTTTTATCGCCGGTGTGGCTAGTAGCGCGTTAATGATTTTAGTCGCTCCTCTCTCTTTACCTTATGTCAAAGAACATAAAAAAGCCTTAGTGGGGGGGCTTATTTTCAGTGCTGTAGGCATTGGATCTGTCTTTAGCGGGTTTGTTCTGCCATGGATTAGCTCTTATAATATCAAATGGGCATGGATTTTTTTAGGGGGCAGTTGTTTGATAGCCTTTATCCTTTCCTTAGTGGGGTTAAAAACCCGTTCTTTAAGGAAAAAATCCGTTAAAAAAGAAGAAAGCGCGTTTAAAATCCCCTTTCATTTGTGGTTATTGCTCATTTCTTGTGCGCTCAATGCGATTGGTTTTTTACCGCACACGCTTTTTTGGGTGGATTATTTGATCCGTCATTTAAATATCTCCCCCACTATCGCTGGAACTTCGTGGGCGTTTTTTGGCTTTGGAGCCACGCTTGGCTCTTTAATCAGCGGCCCCATGGCTCAAAAGCTAGGGGCTAAAAACGCCAACATCTTTATCCTCATTTTAAAATCTATCGCATGCTTTTTACCCATTTTTTTCCACCAAATCTCTTTACTCAATTTAAGCATCTTTATAATGGGAGCGGCCACAACCGCCAATATCAATTTATTCAGCATGATGGCTTTAAAAATTGCAGGCGCAAAGCATTTCGCCAAAGCGTCTTCGTGGGTGGTGTTTTCTTTTGGCATTTTCCAAGCGCTTTTCTCGTATCTTTTTACGATCTTTTTAGGGGATTTGGGCTATGTTTTGATTTTTGTTATTTGTGGGGTGTGTTTGGTTTTAAGCTTCATCGTTCTTTTCCCCATTAAAATGCAAACAGCTACCAATAAATAG
- a CDS encoding CobW family GTP-binding protein — MPKIPITLITGFLGSGKTSFLSEYLNQIDHQGVALIINEIGQAALDQRILSVQYCGEKMLYLNAGCVCCNKRLDLVESLKAALNNYEWCGEILKRIIIETTGLANPAPILWTILSDVFLGVHFEIQSVVACVDALNAREHLTNNEAKEQIVFADSVLLTKTDLQNDSAALIKLKERIQSLNPSAEIFDKKSIDYESFFSRNNRAHRAILPAKDSHSQGFETLSINFEGAMEWSAFGIWLSLLLHQYGTQILRIKGIIDIGSDLLVSINGVMHVIYPPKHILKDQNGSNLVFITRHLEREKILNSLKGFKDFLGIKGFETP; from the coding sequence ATGCCCAAAATCCCTATCACGCTCATCACCGGTTTTTTAGGTAGCGGTAAAACGAGTTTTTTGAGCGAATATTTAAACCAAATAGATCACCAAGGCGTTGCCCTTATCATTAATGAAATCGGTCAAGCCGCCTTGGATCAACGCATCTTAAGCGTTCAATATTGCGGTGAAAAAATGCTCTATCTTAATGCAGGGTGCGTGTGTTGCAACAAACGCTTAGATTTAGTGGAGTCTCTAAAAGCCGCGCTCAATAACTATGAATGGTGCGGCGAAATTTTAAAGCGCATCATCATTGAAACCACCGGTTTAGCCAACCCGGCGCCGATTTTATGGACGATTTTGAGCGATGTTTTTTTAGGGGTGCATTTTGAGATTCAAAGCGTGGTGGCTTGCGTGGATGCATTGAATGCTAGAGAGCATTTAACCAACAATGAAGCTAAAGAGCAAATCGTTTTTGCTGATAGCGTTTTATTGACCAAAACGGATTTGCAAAACGACAGCGCGGCTTTAATCAAATTAAAAGAGCGGATACAATCCCTTAACCCTAGCGCAGAAATTTTTGACAAGAAAAGTATAGATTACGAAAGCTTTTTTTCACGCAACAATAGAGCGCATCGTGCGATCTTGCCAGCAAAAGATTCGCACTCGCAAGGCTTTGAAACTTTAAGCATTAATTTTGAAGGGGCGATGGAGTGGAGCGCGTTTGGGATTTGGCTGAGTTTGTTGTTGCATCAATACGGCACGCAGATTTTACGCATCAAGGGGATTATTGATATTGGAAGCGATCTTTTAGTGAGTATTAACGGCGTGATGCATGTCATTTACCCGCCTAAGCATATTTTAAAGGATCAAAACGGCTCTAATCTCGTTTTTATCACGCGCCATTTAGAGCGTGAAAAAATCTTAAATTCCTTAAAGGGTTTTAAGGATTTTCTCGGCATCAAGGGTTTTGAAACCCCATAA